In the genome of Patescibacteria group bacterium, one region contains:
- a CDS encoding F0F1 ATP synthase subunit delta — protein sequence MKYSSRQYAHALYYALKDKPMSEHADLISNFMHSVRVRKDTKLLPAILTSFEKLYLKDEKLKKVTVESASPISVEIRKDIENALGTGIRLKEKVMPELLAGIKLYIDDEILIDASAKTRINNLFV from the coding sequence ATGAAATATTCATCTCGACAGTATGCACATGCTTTGTACTATGCTTTAAAAGATAAGCCTATGAGTGAGCATGCAGATCTAATCAGCAATTTTATGCATAGTGTGCGAGTTCGAAAAGATACTAAGCTCTTACCGGCGATACTTACGAGCTTTGAAAAGTTATATTTGAAAGATGAAAAACTAAAGAAGGTAACAGTAGAATCAGCATCACCCATAAGTGTAGAGATAAGAAAAGATATTGAAAATGCTCTAGGTACCGGAATTAGATTGAAAGAAAAAGTAATGCCAGAATTACTAGCCGGAATTAAACTATATATTGATGATGAGATACTCATCGATGCAAGTGCAAAAACTAGAATAAATAATCTCTTTGTATAA